The Silene latifolia isolate original U9 population chromosome X, ASM4854445v1, whole genome shotgun sequence genome contains the following window.
gagaaaaaaaaaagagaggaaaaaTGTGAGAGAGAATGAATGTAAGAAAGGTGAGACACTAAATGTGCGGAGGGATACATAGATGAAGGGGGAGTTGAACCCACATGCACTAACTCACTATATGGGCGTGATGGGTGCTGCACAAATGTATATACATAACTTTGTCTTTTTGTGGGCCTTTTTATCTTCCTCTattattttctctttttatttgtttattattttttttcccAATTTTAATAGTAATGTTattaatttttgtgatttttggattGGGAGATATAGTTGCTAATCAACTTTAGAGTGTGAAGTTTAATGCATATGGCACGGCTAGCTGAATTGACAAAGTCATGAGAGGTAATATTTTTGACTTGGGTTCAAACTCTGTtagtagggctgagcaaaaagtccgattatccaaactgattcgatatccgatccgaatccgttccgaatttttggatatccgatccgaaagttaagtttggtttggatatctgatccgaaatctttggttttggtttggatatggatattagaattaaaacatttggatatccgatccgatccgaaactatatttttctagtataatttcaagaaaataaaattttatttgatacaacaacttaattaatatttaaaatattagagaaataattaactggtacttaaattttatgtcttcaacattggaataagaatactaaagaaaatcatcatgtaagactgaatataatcgtgtttcaaacttaaatTAACTAATTTCAGAATTTTTAATATGGATctccgatccgaactagcactttggatcggatacccgatccgtactctgccctacCTGTTAGCATCATATTCGCTCTTTTTACCTTACTTATATACCCATTTGTCTCCTATACCATGGAATATTAGGTAAGATCGAACTTTTCATATGTCGTGTGTTGTCTACAGTTACGATTGTCGATTAACCCTCGTGTTTGAACTTGTTCATATGTCATGATAAGATCATAATACCAAAAAATTAAAAAGGTCTCTCGCGAAAACCCCCAAATAGCTCCCAAGAAACCCCCAATTAAAAACCtaatctgctccaccatctcCAGCCGCCACTCCTAACGCCTGCGCTCCTCTATCGATCGGTCGGCCGCCGGAGATGAGGTGGGCTCTTTGCTCATCTCCGGCGGAATGATCCCCCATTTTGCGTTGTCCCTTTTCCAGGGATATGCCCCTCTGAGTTTTCAGCTATGGTGGATGCGAAATGCGATTCCATTCTCGTCTCACATTGGTTGTCTTTGGCCGACTTGTCTTTAGCAGCTGCCTTGTTGAAGCACCTGTTTAGGAGCACCTCCTGTATCTTTTTTCAGTCAGATTCCCGTCCCACCGATCCTCGTCCTGTCATCGGAAATCGTGTGAGCAACCTAGGGGTGATCCCCCACTCCCCCCACCTTTGGTTTGGCCTTTTTAATGTGATTTGTTGGTTGGTTTTGATGAGCCGAGCTCATCCCTTGTTTTCGGTGTTTACGGTTTTTCGGCCGTTGACATGGAGCTGTTCTTTGTGGTTTTGGTTTGGGTCGTTTATGGTGTTTCCCCCCTTTCCCCCACCTTTCGGACCCTTTTCCTCTGTCACTTGTGTCTGTGTCGTCTTTAGTATTGGCCTTGTTGCTTATatggcggtggtcctgggaggtatCGTGTGGCGAAATTGGGTTTCATGGTCTGACCTTTACTCTATCTTCTCTGCGTTGAAATGGTTTGGGACCTCGTTGGTCCTTGTTCTTTGGCGGTGACTATCGCTCACGCTGTGCTGTTGATTTTaggttgtgatggatcgagtctTTGGTTAAGTTTTATAGTTTGGTTCAACTTTTTTACAAAATTTAAGGGTAAAAAGGCTCTAAGGTcaggtgtgtgtgtgtgatggtgTGTGAGGCTGTGAGTGTCTTTTGGGTCTGAaatggtgatccccccatttcccccaccttTTGGACCCGTTCCCTGTGTGTGTCGGTTATGTGAGATGTATGGGTGGGCTTTGTAGTTTCCTTCTGTCGATGGTGTGTCTTTGATGGTTGGGTTCTTGTTTGGGGTGAATCATTGGGTTGTGTCGATATGAGCCTGGTGTGGAGTTGGTGGTCCTGTAGTGGTGGATTTCTTCTTCATGAAAGGACTTTGTTGGAATGTAAGGGGTTTAAATAACCCTCTTGCTCCTACGATTGCGAAGACTAGAGAAATTATTTCAAGTacttattttgatttttgttcttATACGAAACAAAGTGTAAAGTAAGATTAGTTGATCCTATTTTCCGATCCTTTGGGTTCACTCAGAGTTTTGGTGTAGATGCTCATGAAACAAAAGGAGGCCTACGGTTTGGTTTTAGGCCTAATGCTCGGTTTGAGTGTATTTTTGCTTGTCAAAACTTCATTATCATCAAAGTCATGCAATGTAAAGAGAGATTTTGGTATTTGTGTCTTATTTACGGCGAACCAGTCACTCATAAGAGAGAAGTTGTTTGGAATGATCTCGACCAATGGATCCGATCTTTTGAAAACCCTTTCCTTCTTTTAGGGGACTTTAATCAAGTTGACTATCAAGAAGATAAATGGGGAGGTAGTAAAGGTAGGATCCCAGGAGCTTCATGTTTTAATAAATGGAAGGCTCAGCATTTTTTGATGGATATTCCTTTTAAGGGGCCAAGATTTACATGGTGTAACAAGAGAGAAGATCATAGTATAGTGTTGGAACGACTTGATAAGGGATACGGATCGTGGGATTGGAATGATATCTTTCCGAATTCTGGTATCACTCACCTTCCTATTCAAGTTTCGGACCATGCACCTATTATTTTTGAAACAGATTTACTTTCTTGTAATGGTAGAAGACCTTACAGAATGGAGGCCTGGAATCTGGACTACGAGGAGTGTATTTGTTTGGTACATAAAGAATGGTCTGTCTCTGTCCCTGGTTCTATTACGGTCAGAATGATACGAAAATTCTCTAGGGCTAGAAATTGTATGCGTCTCTGGTCTATTTCTAAAAGAAAAGAGTGGAATAAGAAATGGAGTGATTTTGATGACAATTTGGAAAAAGGTTTGCATGAAATTGAGACAATGGGAGTGACTCGGACTTTCACTACGGCGTATGATAGTCAAGTGGAGTATGCTAAGGTTTCGGCTAAGTATTGGAAACAGCGTGCCAAGATTAAATGGAATATAGAGGGAGATACTTGCTCCAAGTACTTCTTTAATTGGGTTAAGGGTAGAGCTGGCAGGAATTTTATTGCTGGGATTAAAATGGATAATGGGGAGTGGAATTTTGACACCGAGGACATTATGGCATTATTTGTCCAATTCTACTGGTCCAGTGCATTTAAGGAAGGAGTGAATGGGGTCTCATTTGATGAGTACTTCCCTCTTTGTTAAGAATTTGTTCACTTTGTCGATAAAGGGTTCCTTTCTCCGGATGACGGTGATGCTCTTGGCAACCATTTCACTCCTAAAGAGGTTCGCACGGGAGTGTTTAAACAGCCCTTTAAAATCTCCGGACTGATGGTATTCCTGCTATTTTCTTCCATAAATGTTGGCACTTCATCAAGCATGATGTTATTAGGACAGCCTTAGCTATCCTGAATGGAAATAGTTCACCAGAATTCCTGAATAAGACCTTCTTAGTTCTTATTCCTAAGTCTAGTGCCCCTGAAACAGTTGATAACTTCCGCCCTATTAGCTTGTGCAAtgttataatgaaaattattacaAGGTGTATCACTAATCGGTCAAGAAGTTCATGGGAAAACTAGTGGGCGACTTCAAAATGCGTTTGTTCTGGGAGGAATATTggtgataatattttaattaccAATGAAATTTTGCAAAAAATTTCATCTTCTAAAAATGGCAGTGTGGGTAGAATGGCGTTTAAAGCGGACATGAGCAAAGCCTATGACCGGTTATTTCGGAATTTTATTAGAAGTCTATTTGGTTTTGATGGGTTTTCCCGCAACTTCATTCGGTGATTATGAAGTGTATCACGACGGTGTCCTATGAAATTTTGGTTAAAGGTGTTCCTTCTCGGCGTATCTACCCGAGTTGCGGACTTCGTCAGGGCGATCCTCTTTCCCCATATATTTTTGTTCGTACCATCGAAATTCTCTCGTTAAACATTCTGCGCATGGAGAGGGTGGGCTTATACAAGGAATTAAGGTTAGCAGAAAGAGTATCCCTATCTCTCATTTGCTCTTCGCGGATGATTCTATGTTTTTTATTGAAGGTAATTCTAAGAGCTGCGTTAACCTGGACAAAGTTATTAAGGAGTACTGTCATGCATCGGGTCAGGTTATTAATGATAATAAATCTTCTATGACTCTAAGCTCGAGCTCTAGTCTTTCCTTTGCTCGAACATGTTTGAAAACCTTCAACATACCGTGTGGTACTAATATGGGTTCCTACTTGGGTGTTCCTACTGATGTGGGTCTCTCAGGGTGTAATAAAAGTAAAAGAGAAATTTTTGAGTTTATCATTGACAAGGTTAGGAAGCGATTATCATCGTGGAATTGTGTTCTTCTATCGTCTATTTGGTAGGTTGGCTTTGATTTCTTCGGTCTTGTCTTCCCTTTCTGTttactttctatcggtattcAAAATACCGATAAGTGTGACAAAAAGATTAGATGCTATattgtcacatttttggtgggcgggtCAAAAGAAATCTCCTTCTATTAGTTGGTGTAGTCGGCTATTCCTAAGCCAACCTAAAGGGAATGGTGGTCTGGGTATTAGACGTATGAAAGAGTTCAATCAAGCTCTCTTAGCAAAGATTGGATGGAGAATGATCACACACCCCATTCTATTCTTAGTAGGTCTATTGGTGCCAAATATGGCCTAAGGTGGCGAGATGGCGACCTGATCTTTAATAATGGTAAGAGTAATTCTTCATGGGGATGGAAAGGTATTGTTTGGGGTCTGCAACTCATTAAACCTCCTTTAGCTTGGAACATCTCTCCATTTTCTGATCTTAGTGTTTGGAACACTAGATGGGTTAATGGAAGGGTGCCGAAACCACGATGTTTAGAGCTTCTAACCGATCCCCCTAATTTGAGTAACTTGAGAATCAAAAACATTATTCTTAACTATAGGTGTTGGGACCGTAGATTAGTGTCTATGTTTTTTGATGAAACCTTGGTGAAAGACATTCTTGCTATTCCGATCCGATGCTCTGAAGGCAGTGATAACTTCTTTTGGTCGGCTTCTTCGTCTGGAGATTACTCTGTTAAGATTGGCTACCACATTGCTCTAAAAAACTCTGGAATACTTGACTACACCGAAGGACCTTTCAAGAGTTAAATTTGCGTGTATGGGTGTTTTTCGGAAAATCCTATGGAATCTTCCGGTAGAAAAGTTGGATCATTCTTATTTGGAAAACTCTCACCTTTGAAACTTTGCCTTGTGGGGAGGGTTTCTTAAAGAGGGGTTTTGATGGTCCATTTACTTGTGTGCTTTGTGATTCACAAGAAACGG
Protein-coding sequences here:
- the LOC141620755 gene encoding uncharacterized protein LOC141620755; translation: MQCKERFWYLCLIYGEPVTHKREVVWNDLDQWIRSFENPFLLLGDFNQVDYQEDKWGGSKGRIPGASCFNKWKAQHFLMDIPFKGPRFTWCNKREDHSIVLERLDKGYGSWDWNDIFPNSGITHLPIQVSDHAPIIFETDLLSCNGRRPYRMEAWNLDYEECICLVHKEWSVSVPGSITVRMIRKFSRARNCMRLWSISKRKEWNKKWSDFDDNLEKGLHEIETMGVTRTFTTAYDSQVEYAKVSAKYWKQRAKIKWNIEGDTCSKYFFNWVKGRAGRNFIAGIKMDNGEWNFDTEDIMALFVQFYWSSAFKEGVNGVSFDEYFPLC